The Phaeobacter gallaeciensis DSM 26640 genomic sequence GATAGCGATCTGCGCGGTGCAGGCGGCCTGTCTGTGGGCGCGGGCGGATTGATATTCGGGAGAGTGGTAGCAGGCGAGGGCGGTTGCCTTGCTGTCGAATTCGATGACGACATGACGCTGATAGGCCGTGCCCTCCAGTGTCTCAGCCGTGCCACCCCGGGCCAGGAACCGCGCGCCATATTTGGCAAAGGCTGCAGGCGCCTGCTGTTGATAGCCGGCATAGCGATCAGGATCGGTGACCGTGACAAAGGCGATCCAATATCCTTTAGCCATCGTGCGTCTCTCCGGTTGTCGGCGCGGGGTCTTTCAGGAATCGCTGCGCAGTTTGGGCCGCGTCGGCAATATGGGCCTCAACCGCCTTGCGCGCCCTGTCCGGGTCTCGGCTGAGAATGGCATCATGGATCGCGGTCATATGGCTCATCCCGGAGGTTTCGCGGTCTTTTGCGGCGATGGTTAAGGCCCGCAACCGACTGATCCGCCCATTCAGGCGCTGCACAATGTCCCAGGCAATGCTGTGGCCCGCCTCCATAAAGATTAGCTGATAAAAATCGGTGGTAGCACGCAATAGGTTCCCCCATTCGGTGTCTGTCATCGATGCCTCAACTTCGGCAAGCGCCCGGCTGAGTGAACCGGCAAATTCGGGACCTTGGGCAGCGGCGCAGACTGCTGCGGCTGAGCTTTCCAATTGGCGGCGCACATCATAGATCTGCTGTGCCTGACCCCAGGACAGCCGCGCGACCACCGGTCCGCGATTGGGGATGATCTCGACCAGCCCCTCGGCCTCCAGATAACGGATGGTTTCGCGCACAACGGTGCGGCTGACGCCCAGTTGGTCGCAGAGGGGACGTTCCACCAGTCGTTCACCGGGCGCAAAATGTCCGTCAATAATGGCTTCGCGCATTCTCTCCTGCACAATATCACGCAGGGTTTGCGGCGCCTTGTCGATTTTGCGGAGCGTGGTCTGAGTGCTGTCCATGGGGTCTGCATAGCAATCGGCTGTGGCTGCGGCAAGTATGATTGACATATCGTATAATGGTATACCATGATACCACAACGCTGCCGATCAGGAGAGTCCCATGCCCGCCGTCATTCGAAAAACGCTGCTTCATGTCGAGAACACGTTGATAGAAGGGGGCAAGGAAGCCGCCAGCCCGCTCACCATGATTGCTGCGATGGCTGTTATTCAGAACCCTTGGGCCGGTCAGGGTTTTGTTGAGGATCTCGGCCCTCAGATCCGGGACTGCGCACCGGGCCTTGGCACGCTGCTGACCGAGATGATCCTGGAGGCGGCAGGTGGCGGCGACCGGGTCGAGGGCTATGGGAAATCCGCGATTGTCGGTCTCAATGGCGAGGTGGAACATGCCTCCGCCCTGATCCACACGCTGCAATTTGGCAATCATTACCGCAACGCGGTGGGGGCGAAATCCTACCTGTCCTTCTGCAACACACGTGGGCCGGCCAATGCGCCGTTGATGATCCCGCTGATGGACAAAAACGATGGCGGCAGGCGGTCGCATTATCTGACCATCCAGACGTCTGTTGCGGATGCGCCCGCCGCGGATGAGATCCTGATTGCGCTTGGCGCCTCCATCGGGGGGCGCCCGCACCACCGGATCGGCGACCGCTATCAGGATTTGAAAGAGCTTGGTCATGACGTTGACAACCCTGCAGCTGTCTGAGGCTGGACGCACGGTCACCCTGCATGATGGCGGGGCGGGTGCGCCGCTGGTTCTGCTGCATGGGGTTGGTATGCAATCCGCAGCCTGGGCACCGCAGATCGAGGATCTGAGCCGCAGCCATAGGGTCATCGCGCTTGATCTGCCGGGGCATGGCGGCAGCGACCCACTGCCTGTGGGGAGTGACTTGCCGGATTTCGTCGCATGGCTGCAAGATGTAGTGCGGGCGCTGGATCTCGGTCCGGTCAACCTAGCGGGTCATTCCATGGGGGCGCTGATTGCGGCGGGTTTTGCGGCCAGCCACCCGGCGTTGACACAGCGCGTGGCGCTGCTGAACGGTGTTTTCTGCCGCACGGCTGAGGCGCGCGCGGCTGTGCTTGCCCGTGCTGCCGAAATCGATGCGGGCCCTGTTGATCTGGCAACGCCGCTGGCCCGCTGGTTCGGCGACAGCGCGACAGATCTTCTCGCCCGGGATCAGGTTGCAGACTGGTTGCGGGCTGTTGATCCGGCAGGCTATGCCACCGCTTATGGGGCCTTTGCGCGGGGCGATGCAACCTATGCCGATCAGCTTGTGGACATCGCCTGTCCGTTTCTCGCCATCACCGGTGATGGTGATCCCAATTCCACTCCGGCCATGGCGCAGGCGATGGCCGCACGGGTGCAGATGGGGCGCGCCATCGTCATCCCCGGCCACCGACATATGGTCAACCTGACCGCGCCGGATGTGGTCGCCGCCCATCTGCGCGACTGGCTGGCCACCCCATTTGAGGAGGGTCCGTCATGACGTCTCTTGATCCGCGCGCCTTACGCCAGGCCTTTGGCAGTTTCATGACCGGTGTAACGGTTGTGACCTCCCATGACCAAAACGGTGCGCCGATTGGCTTTACTGCCAACTCTTTTACGTCTGTCTCGCTTGATCCGCCTCTGGTGCTGGTCTGCCTTGCCAACAGCTCGCGCAACTATGCGGCGCTGGTCAAGGGCGACGGCTTTGCGGTCAACGTATTGGCAGAAACTCAGATCGAGATTTCCAATATATTCGCCCGCCCGGTGGAGGACCGCTTTGCCGGTCTCAATTGGCGGCCCGGCCCCGCTGGATCGCCTCTGATTGATGGCGTTTCGGCATGGTTTGACTGTGCGATGCACAAGACGGTTGAGGCCGGTGATCACGTGATCCTGATCGGAGAGGTCAAAGCCTTTGACGCCAGCACCCATCCGGGGCTTGGCTATGCACGCGGGGCTTATGTCACGGCTGCGACCACTGCAGAACCTGCCGGAACCGGGCCTGATCTCGTGGTCTCCGCCCTGATCGAACGCAACGGAGAGGTGCTGCTGGTCGATGATGGCCAGGGCGGTGCGACCCTACCGGAGGCGCTGGCTGGTCCGGATGGGGCCTCTGCCACGGTGCGCCAGTTGATCGCCGAGACCGGGCTCACGGCAGAGCCGGGCTTTGTCTATTCGGTGTTTGAGGATGTCGCGCGCAAACGCCAGCATATCGCGTTTCTCTGTCAGGCAGGGGCAGGCGTGCCGACGCGCGGAACCTTTGTGCCGCTGGCGCAAGACGGGGTGGCTGAAGCAGGTCTTGAGGACATCAGCGACCCCGCGATCCTGACCATGCTGGAGCGGTTCGCCCGCGAGGCAGCATTAGGGGACTTCGGGATTTATTCCGGCAATCAACGCAGCGGCGAAATCCGCCAGATCGCATAACGGCAGGTGACACATGCGCTTTTCTCTTTTTGTCCATATGGAACGCACCGCGGCGGAACAGGATCAACAAACCCTCTATGACGAGTTCGTCGCGCTGGCCAAGATCGCCGATGAGGGCGGTATGCACGCGGTCTGGACCGGAGAGCATCACGGGATGGATTTCACCATCGCGCCGAACCCGTTTCTGAACCTTGTCGATCTGGCCCGCCAGACCCGAAATGTGCGGTTGGGCACCGGCACGATTATCGCGCCGTTCTGGCACCCGATCCGGCTCGCGGGGGAGGCGGCGATGACCGACCTCATCACCGAGGGGCGGTTGGAGCTTGGTATTGCGCGCGGCGCCTATAATTACGAATACGAACGGATGGTGCCCGGCATGGATGCCTGGGATGCAGGCCAGCGGATGCGGGAGCTGATCCCGGCGATCCAGGGGTTGTGGCGGGGCGACTACGCGCAGGAGGGCACCTATCATTCCTTCCCTGCCACCACGGCCTTGCCCAAGCCGCGACAGGAAAACGGCCCGCCCATCTGGGTCGCTGCACGTGATCCCAACAGCCATGAATTCGCGGTCGCCAATGGCTGCCATGTACAGGTGACCCCGCTGTGGCAGGGGGATGAGGAAATCTCCCGGCTGATGGAGACCTTCAATGCAGCTTGCGCCAAATTTCCGGATGCCCCCCGCCCGGAGATCATGCTGTTGAACCATACCTATATTGCCGCAGATGCCGAAGATGCGCAGCAGGCGTCGGAGGAGATCAACCGGTTTTATTGCTATTTCGGCGCCTGGTTCAAAAACGAGCGCCCGGTGTCGCAGGGGCTGATCGCACCGTTGAGCGAGGCGGAGATCGCTGCCCATCCGTTCTATTCGCCAGAGGCCATGCTGCGTGACAATGTGATCGCCACGGCTGAGAATGCGATTGCCCGGATCCGGAGCTATGAGGCGCTGGGATATGATGAATATAGTTTCTGGATCGACAGTGGGATGAGCTTTGAGCGCAAGAAAGCTTCGCTTGAGCGGTTCATCCGCGATGTCATGCCAGCCTTTGCCTGAGGGGAAAACCATGCAGCAGTTCCAGCAGTATATCGGTGGTGAGTTCTCGGACGGTTCCGCCCGTTTTGAGAGCCGCGATCCTGCAACCGGCACGCCCTGGGCGATGATGCCGGAGGCCCGCGCCGCAGATGTGGAGGCCGCCGTCGCTGCCGCCCGCGCCGCCTTTCTGGCCCCAGAGTGGG encodes the following:
- a CDS encoding DUF1330 domain-containing protein, coding for MAKGYWIAFVTVTDPDRYAGYQQQAPAAFAKYGARFLARGGTAETLEGTAYQRHVVIEFDSKATALACYHSPEYQSARAHRQAACTAQIAIVEGLEP
- a CDS encoding GntR family transcriptional regulator; the protein is MDSTQTTLRKIDKAPQTLRDIVQERMREAIIDGHFAPGERLVERPLCDQLGVSRTVVRETIRYLEAEGLVEIIPNRGPVVARLSWGQAQQIYDVRRQLESSAAAVCAAAQGPEFAGSLSRALAEVEASMTDTEWGNLLRATTDFYQLIFMEAGHSIAWDIVQRLNGRISRLRALTIAAKDRETSGMSHMTAIHDAILSRDPDRARKAVEAHIADAAQTAQRFLKDPAPTTGETHDG
- a CDS encoding amino acid synthesis family protein, which produces MPAVIRKTLLHVENTLIEGGKEAASPLTMIAAMAVIQNPWAGQGFVEDLGPQIRDCAPGLGTLLTEMILEAAGGGDRVEGYGKSAIVGLNGEVEHASALIHTLQFGNHYRNAVGAKSYLSFCNTRGPANAPLMIPLMDKNDGGRRSHYLTIQTSVADAPAADEILIALGASIGGRPHHRIGDRYQDLKELGHDVDNPAAV
- a CDS encoding alpha/beta fold hydrolase, which translates into the protein MTLTTLQLSEAGRTVTLHDGGAGAPLVLLHGVGMQSAAWAPQIEDLSRSHRVIALDLPGHGGSDPLPVGSDLPDFVAWLQDVVRALDLGPVNLAGHSMGALIAAGFAASHPALTQRVALLNGVFCRTAEARAAVLARAAEIDAGPVDLATPLARWFGDSATDLLARDQVADWLRAVDPAGYATAYGAFARGDATYADQLVDIACPFLAITGDGDPNSTPAMAQAMAARVQMGRAIVIPGHRHMVNLTAPDVVAAHLRDWLATPFEEGPS
- a CDS encoding flavin reductase, translating into MTSLDPRALRQAFGSFMTGVTVVTSHDQNGAPIGFTANSFTSVSLDPPLVLVCLANSSRNYAALVKGDGFAVNVLAETQIEISNIFARPVEDRFAGLNWRPGPAGSPLIDGVSAWFDCAMHKTVEAGDHVILIGEVKAFDASTHPGLGYARGAYVTAATTAEPAGTGPDLVVSALIERNGEVLLVDDGQGGATLPEALAGPDGASATVRQLIAETGLTAEPGFVYSVFEDVARKRQHIAFLCQAGAGVPTRGTFVPLAQDGVAEAGLEDISDPAILTMLERFAREAALGDFGIYSGNQRSGEIRQIA
- a CDS encoding LLM class flavin-dependent oxidoreductase; this encodes MRFSLFVHMERTAAEQDQQTLYDEFVALAKIADEGGMHAVWTGEHHGMDFTIAPNPFLNLVDLARQTRNVRLGTGTIIAPFWHPIRLAGEAAMTDLITEGRLELGIARGAYNYEYERMVPGMDAWDAGQRMRELIPAIQGLWRGDYAQEGTYHSFPATTALPKPRQENGPPIWVAARDPNSHEFAVANGCHVQVTPLWQGDEEISRLMETFNAACAKFPDAPRPEIMLLNHTYIAADAEDAQQASEEINRFYCYFGAWFKNERPVSQGLIAPLSEAEIAAHPFYSPEAMLRDNVIATAENAIARIRSYEALGYDEYSFWIDSGMSFERKKASLERFIRDVMPAFA